A genomic stretch from Chloroflexota bacterium includes:
- a CDS encoding tetratricopeptide repeat protein produces MAKCAVFNTRGHRVVDITFQSLPPDTDATVFSATGQKIGSIKSRHAFSESTFFNAQGESIGTVFGNVVVEDIPCMAVNNKNETVGGVVNAHRVMWGTSPDKWTLVGTVETESWTSADDHGLSETMISIGKGNPSLVHVKIVQVKQRILSGVAALLLNQLEKGIEKAVPTSRTITPIPTSGVPTRTGVAKTQPVPAPTKQRMWTWGILGIVVLAFLFLISIAVFQIYQRWQLEQQKQELYQSAVVALSSEQWENAQNILGRLISIDSNYRDAQSLLRESYYRSAMAHMKIKEWEKAQAELQTLIKLDTNYRDVQTLLKDSYYNAGISYLSIGNKAKAQANFMELLRRYGNFNNSMDLLLRNIQPSKLKIVGVTGDEGDPKFHPFKNIVDGSSETFGKVLAPDPQPGVWAKPTDGRFILNFEKPAMVTLFRIYIGGKERSYWINAELIAGTLQFSDSSLRTIKLDGRSGWHDIPLNPILTTSVTIRSTEVIRLGTGVGLDVIEVELYGYQ; encoded by the coding sequence ATGGCAAAGTGCGCGGTTTTTAACACAAGAGGACACAGGGTAGTAGATATTACATTTCAGTCTTTACCTCCAGATACCGACGCAACGGTGTTTTCTGCAACTGGACAGAAGATTGGCTCTATAAAGTCACGGCACGCCTTCAGCGAAAGTACCTTCTTCAACGCACAAGGTGAGAGCATTGGGACAGTATTCGGTAACGTTGTTGTTGAAGACATCCCTTGTATGGCCGTGAACAACAAAAACGAAACAGTTGGTGGAGTGGTGAATGCCCACCGAGTGATGTGGGGAACGAGTCCCGACAAATGGACTTTAGTCGGAACAGTCGAGACCGAAAGTTGGACATCCGCTGATGACCACGGTCTTAGCGAAACTATGATTTCGATAGGTAAAGGCAACCCTAGCCTCGTCCACGTCAAAATTGTTCAAGTTAAACAGCGGATATTATCTGGCGTGGCGGCGTTGCTTCTCAACCAGTTGGAAAAGGGGATTGAGAAAGCGGTGCCTACGAGTCGGACGATCACACCAATACCGACGTCAGGAGTCCCAACGAGAACTGGAGTTGCAAAGACACAACCAGTTCCCGCTCCAACAAAACAACGGATGTGGACGTGGGGAATCTTAGGTATTGTAGTTCTGGCCTTTCTCTTTCTGATTTCAATAGCGGTGTTTCAGATATATCAAAGGTGGCAGCTAGAGCAACAGAAACAAGAGCTTTATCAATCGGCAGTAGTTGCTCTTTCGTCTGAACAATGGGAAAATGCACAAAACATTTTGGGAAGACTTATCTCCATTGATAGCAATTATCGAGACGCTCAAAGCTTGCTGCGCGAGAGCTACTATCGCTCAGCTATGGCTCATATGAAAATAAAAGAGTGGGAGAAGGCACAAGCAGAACTCCAAACTCTGATCAAGCTAGATACCAATTACCGCGATGTACAGACACTACTTAAAGATAGTTATTATAACGCTGGTATCAGTTATTTAAGTATAGGCAACAAAGCTAAAGCGCAAGCGAACTTTATGGAATTGCTCAGGCGATATGGCAATTTCAACAACAGCATGGATTTACTCCTCCGAAACATTCAGCCATCAAAACTGAAAATCGTGGGTGTAACTGGAGACGAAGGGGACCCAAAATTTCATCCATTTAAGAACATTGTGGATGGGAGTTCGGAGACATTTGGGAAGGTCCTTGCTCCTGATCCCCAACCAGGAGTCTGGGCAAAACCCACAGATGGCCGCTTCATCTTGAATTTTGAAAAACCCGCTATGGTTACACTATTTCGGATTTACATTGGGGGGAAAGAACGATCATATTGGATAAACGCAGAATTGATAGCTGGGACTCTGCAGTTTTCAGATAGCTCGCTACGAACAATCAAATTGGACGGTAGATCAGGTTGGCATGATATTCCCTTGAATCCAATCCTAACTACCTCCGTGACCATAAGATCTACAGAGGTTATTCGTCTAGGAACTGGAGTGGGCTTGGATGTGATAGAGGTCGAATTATATGGGTACCAATAA